A segment of the Microthrixaceae bacterium genome:
TCATCTACCGACGCGTCGACGACGAGTTTCTCGATCCGCTCGCCTTTCGGCCTGATTCCGCGCTCGGGTGCCTCCGGTTGATGGAGGCCTGGCGCGCCGGCACCGTCGCGATCGCGAACGCCCCCGGAACCGGGGTCGCGGACGACAAGGCGGTCTACGCGTACGTGCCCGACATGATCCGCTTCTACCTCGACGCCGAACCCATACTCGCGAACGTTCCCACGTATCACTGCGCAGACCCCGACGACCGGGCTTACGTGCTCGACCATCTCGCCGAACTCGTCGTCAAGCCGGCCAACGAATCGGGCGGAACCGGCATCGTGATCGGACCGAAGGCCGGGCCCGCCGAGCTCGCCGAGGTCGGCGCCGCCATCGCAGCGACGCCGCGACGGCACCCAGCCCGCCACATCCCTCGCCAGAACCGACACGACCAACACCAAGGAGCCCTGATGCTTTTGTCCCGCACCGCCGAGAACCTCTACTGGCTCGGGCGACACCTCGAGCGGATCGAAACCGTCGCTCGCATCATCGCCGAACACACCAAGTTACTCGTCGACCTTCCTGTCGAGGTCGACCGCGACTGGGGAGCACTCCTGGCCATCACGGGCACCGAACTGTCCCACACCGACCGGTACGGTCGTTGCGACGAATCGAGCGTGATCTGCCACCTCGTCGCGGACATCGCGAACCCGACCTCGCTGGTGCGCACTGCCGCGAACGCCCGGGAGAATCTTCGCGTCACCCGCCAGTTGCTTCCGGCACCGCTGTGGGAGGCCGTCGACGGGCTTCGATCCCAGCTCATCGCCGGCGCCCCGCTGTGCGCGTCGAGATCCGAACGCCTCGACCTGTGCTTCGCCGTGATCGAGAGCTGCCAACGAATCGTCGGCATCGTGTCGGGGACCATGGGCCGCGACGACACCTTCCGGTTTCACGAACTCGGCCGAACCGTAGAGCGCTGCGACATGACCACTCGAGTGCTCGACGTGCGCGCCGCCGGCCTGCTGTCACAGAGCGCGAAGGCGCCGGTTCCGCCCGCCGACCGGTCGCCGTATGAGGACGTGCGTTGGATGGGAGTGCTGCGAGCGTTGGGTGCCCAGCACATGTTCACCCGTTCGGTGCCCGGACCGACCGACGCGGATTCGGTCGTCACCTTCCTGATCGACAATGAGGACTTCCCCCGATCGGTCGCCCACTGTCTCGGCACCGCGGCCGGCCTGATCGTGCACCTGCCACGCAGCGAGGCGCTCGTGCGCACCGTGCACGACCTGAAGCGGGAGATCGCGGAACGCCCGGAACGCCCGATGGAGGCCGCAACCCTGCGGGTGTGGCTCGACGAGGCGCAGCGGGGCATCGGCGCGTTGCATCACGAACTCACTGAGACGTACTTCACCATCGGGTCCTTCGAAGCCCCTGCAGGCGCCCGGCAGGCGCTGGTGTGACCCGGCGCGTCCCGCTCCCCCGTCACGTGGAACACGCGCCGGATCTCCGAGGCCTTCAGGCGAACGCCATCCAGATTCGTCGCGCCATCGACGAATTCGGCGATGCGGTCGGATTCGACCACATCGCCGCCCCGTTCAACGACGGCGCTGCGCTCTCCGACGGTGCTGCGCTCTCCGACGCCGGCGGCGACGACATCCGGCGAGCACGGCTCGACCCTGTCCCGCTGCCGATCGAGCGCCGTGAATGGCACCGGATCAGCGCGGCGCTCGAGCAGCGGGCGCGGGTGCTGGAAATGGTGCTGACCGACCTGTTCGGCGCCCAGCGTCTCCTCGCCGGCGGCCACCTGCCGACCGAGGCGATCGTCACCCATCACGAGTACCTACGCCAGTGCGTTGGCACGGCGTCATCCGGCCAGGGCCCCCTGGTGTTCTACGCGTGCGATCTCGCTCGCACCACGACCGGGGATCTGACGGTCCTCGCCGATCGGACACAGATGCCGACCGGGATCGCCCAGGCTGTCCAGATGCGCGAGGTGATGGCGCGAACCCGGCCGGATGCGATCGTCGAGGACCGTGTCGCTGCGATCGAACCGTGGCTGTCGAAGCTGCGCCATGCGCTCGGCGCGATCGCTCCGCCGCAAAGCGAACGCTCCCGTGCCGTCATCATGACCCCTGGTTCCGCCGCTCTCGCCCACCCAGAACACACCTACCTGGCTCGACGCCTCGGGTTCACCCTCGTCGAACCGCCCGACCTCACCGTGCGCGACGGACGCGTGTGGCTCAAATCGGTGACCGGGCTTGAGCGGGTTCATGTCATCATGCGGCTCGTCTCCTCGGAGCGTTGCGATCCGCTCGAGCTCGCCACGAGCACCGAGGCAGGGGTGCCCGGGCTGGTCGAGGCCTGTCGCCGCGGCACGGTCACACTCGCCAACCCACTCGGGTCGGGAATCGGAGAGTCGACCGCCCTGCTGCACTTCCTCCCCGAACTCACCCGGACCCTGCTGGGAGAAGACCCGTTGATCGAGGCCGCCCCGACCTGGTGGTGCGCCAACGACCAGCACCGACGCCACGTCCTGGCCAACCTCGACCGATTGCTGATCCGCTCCAGCGGTGGCGGCTCCGGTCGGCGGACCCTGTTCGGCCGCATGCTGTCGAGCGACGAGCGGGCGCTGCTCGCGAGCGAGATCGAGGCCGCTCCACATCGCTTCGTCGGCCAACAAGAAGTCGAGTTCGAGCCACAGGCCGTTTTCGACGGAGACCGGCTGACGCATGCTCCGGTGGTCACGCGGGCCTACCTGGTCGCCGGCAATTCCGGATTCGAAGCCATGCCGGGCGGGTTGTCGATCACCGCCACGACCACCGACGCCATCACCTTCGATGCTCCCGTCAGGGTGAAAGACACCTGGGTCTATGAGGCCGAAGGCGTCGCGTCCGACATGAATCCCCGCCAGGTCGTCGTCGCCGCCACCCGTCAGCCTCCCGTCGATCTGCGCGACTCGATCACCAGCCGGGCCGCAGCTTCCATGTACTGGATCGGCCGCAACCTCGAGCGTGCCCTCACCACGGTGCGCCTTGTCCGCTCGGTCGCATTGCTCCACGAGTCCCGCCACGACCTGTGGTCCGACACGAGCCCGATGGTCGATGCGGGAATCGACCTCCTGATCGACTCGATCGTCGGCGCCGCACCGAATCCATCGTTCGTCGGCGACGGCCGCGGCCGCCTGACCAACGAGGTGCTCCCCGCCGCGCTCACCGACAGCGGGCGCCCGCGGAGCCTCGCTTCGTCGTTGTACTACTTGTTGAGCAACGTCGAATCCGTTCGTCAGCTCTTCTCCGCCGACTCGTGGCGAGCCCTTCAGCGAATCACCGAACGGTACCGGTCACTGCTGAACGACGGCAACGTGTCGACCACCCAGGACGCACTCGACACGTTCTCACCGTTGCTCGAGCTGTCGGCGTTGATCGCCGAGTCGATGGTGCGAGACCCAGGATGGTGGTTCCTCGACCTCGGGCGTCGCGTCGAGGGCGCCCAACTCGCGACCGGCTCGATCGGAGCGACGTTGCAGCGCGACCCGCCGGAGGAGATCGCAGCCTCGGTGTGGAACGCGCTCCTGGGCACCTGGGACGGGGTCTTTGCGTATCGACGTCGCTACCGAAGCGACGTCGATCCGTCGCTCCTCATCGACCTGTTGCTGTGCGACACCTCGAACCCGCATTCGGTATGTGGCAATCTCGCCGGGTTGACGCGGGCTCTCGATCACTTGCACTCGTTGCGCGGCGCCGGACCCAACCGGTCGCCGGCGGCGCAACAGTGTGCGGCGCTGCTCGAGTCGCTCCAGGGCGCGAATGTGGAGGCGCTCGCGGCGGTGGGAGCAGACCGAACCCGCCGCTCGTTGAGCGAGTTCACCACCGGCCTCACCACGGCCATCGACGCCGTGGCCGAGGACATCGACCTCACGTACTTCGTGCAACTCAGCTCGCGGCATCTTGAAGGGTCCCGCCTACCCACCGAGGCTGCCGGCGTGGCGTCCGTTGGCCAGGCAAGCGCATGAGATTTCGGGTGTCGCACACGACGGCATACCGCAGCCGGCTCCCGGTCGTGATGGGCTATCACCTCGCCTATCTCACCCCACGGGACTGTCCGGGGCAACGAGTGCGGTCCCACGAACTCCTCGTCACTCCGACGCCAGCGGACCGTGCGGGCCATGTCGACGTGTTCGGCAACCGATTCACGTACTTCTGCATCGAAGAACCTCACGTGTTGTTCGAGGTCACCGCGACCTCGGAGGTGGAGGTCTCCGGCCGGCGTCGCTTCGCCGACCCTCAGGCGGATTGGCATTCCGGCGTGGAACGCGCCACCGACCCTCTCCTCGCCGACTTCGTGGCGTTCAGCGACTTCGTCACCTCGTCGCCGTCGGTTCGCGACTATGCAGCGCTGTCGTTTCCTCCGGGGCGCCCGTTGCTCGAGGCGCTCGAGGAGCTCAATCGCCGCATCTTCGATGACTTCGCCTATGACCCCGGCTGGACGACGGTGTCGACACCGGTGGAGGTGGTGTTCGCAACACGTCGCGGCGTGTGCCAGGACTTCGCTCATCTCATGTTGGCGTGCGTACGGTCGATGGGTCTGGCCGGCAGGTATGTCTCGGGCTACCTCGAGAATCGCCCTCCGGATGGAACCGACGCGCTCGCAGGTGCCGATGCGTCACACGCCTGGGTTTCGGTGCTGTCGGGTGACGGGATCTGGATCGACCTCGACCCCACCAACGGCCTCGTCGAACCCGCCCACCACATCACCGTCGCGTGGGGGCGCGAGTACAGCGACGTCGCACCCTTGCGCGGGGTGGTAACCGCACCGGGCGACCCGGCGACGCTGTCGGTTGCCGTCGAGGTGGAACGCATCGATTACCGAAGCCCGCGCCGCCATCACCGCAACCCGCGGTAGCGTTCTGAGGTTCGAAATGGGGGCACTTCGTTGAATCAGAACGACACACCACGGGTCACCAAATCCAGCCGCGACCACGGCGAACTGCGACGACGTTTCGAAAGCTGGCTGCGCGAACAGCTCGGTGACGACGCCAACCCGGTCATCACGTCGTTCGAAGCTCCGGAGTCCAACGGCATGTCGAGCGAGACGATCCTGGTGAGCGCCGTGTGGGATTCACCCGATGGGCGAGGCGACCACGATCTGGTGGTGCGCATCGCCCCACCGAGCGACTCGATGCCGGTGTTTTCCCGCTACGACCTGAGCCTGCAATACGACGTCATGGCGCTCGTCGGCGAACGAACCGACGTGCCGATTCCCCGGCTGTTGTGGAACGAGCCGTCCCCCGAACCGCTCGGAGCGCCGTCTTTCGTGATGGGGCGAAGCGTCGGCGACGTTCCCCCCGATCTCATGCCTTACACCTTCGGCAGTTGGGTGTCGGAGGCAACCGACAGCGACCGCGAGCGGATGGAGCGCACGACGGTCGACGTGTTGACCAAGGTCGCCGCCATCGCAGACCCACAGGTTTCGGTGCCGAGCCTCGCCCCGGAACCGGACGATGGGCGAAGCGCATTGCGTTGCCACGTCGATGCCGCCCGCGCCTGGCTGGACTGGTCGGTCGGCGACGAGGCCTCGCCGCTGTTGGACCGCTGTTTCGAATGGCTCGAATCCAACTGGCCCTCCGATGAGGGCGAAACCGTGCTGAGCTGGGGCGACGCCCGGATCGGCAACATCATGTATCGCGATTTCGAACCGGTGGCGGTACTCGACTGGGAAATGGCGGCGTTGGGGCCACGCGAACTCGACCTTGCCTGGCTGATCTTCCTCCACCGCTTCTTCGACGACATCGCCGTTCAGATGGGGTTGCAGGCAATGCCCGACTTCCTGCGACGCGACCGCATGGAATCGCTCTATGAAGAACTGAGCGGACATCGCCCGCAAAACATGGACTGGTATCTCATGTACAGCGCGGTGCGCCACGGCATCGTGTTCACACGAATCTCACGACGGATGGCGCATTTCGGCGACCAGGAAATGCCCGAGGACCCCGACGACGCCATCCTTCACCGCGCAGCCCTCGAAGCCATGGTCGAAGGAACTTACTGGTCCTGAGCGACCCGATTCCGATACCGCAAGGGGCGGCGCCTCACTACGATGCGCAACGTCGCGAACAGCGACCGACACGATGCCCGGGTGGCGAAATGGCAGACGCAGAGGGCTTAAACCCCTCAGCTCCGAAAGGGGCGTGCGGGTTCGAGTCCCGCCCCGGGCACGATGTGTTTTCAAGGGTTTTGAAAACCGACATGGATGCCACCCTCCTGGCTAGCGGCGACCGCCGATCTGGTGTGTCGGCCCCGACGGTCGAACGCCGAGCGTGTCCTTGTGGTGCCGGGCGCTACTTGGCGAGCGGGGACTCGACGGCTGAGTCCCACCCGGCAGGGCACCCCATCTCGCCTGCGCGACGACGAGGAATCGCCTCAAGCGACTCGAGGATCAGGCTCCGCAGCTTGGGCGCCCACGACGATCCGGGCGAGACAGTGGTCAGGATCTGCGCTGTGACCAGCGCGGCTCCATAGATGCGTTCGCTCTGGCCGTCGGGCAGCGTCGAAAGCCCTGGGATGCTTGCCAGCCCTGCCGTGCTGGCTGGTGTGACGGACCGATTCCAGGGCCTCGAGTGGTGGGCACTGGTGTTGCGAACGATGGTGAGCTGCTCAAGCCATCGGACGAGTGGGTGGTGCTTCTTGGCCTTCTCCTGCTGGCGCTTGCTGAGCTTTGACAGGTCGATGCGAACGCCGATCCGCTCGGCGACAGCCCACTGGAGACGAGCAGGGAGCCCCTCGTAGAGTCGCGAGCTGTCGGCGAAGTCGAGGTGATCGGCCAGTACCCACAGCGGGTATCGCTTTCCGTATTCAGCCGCGTAGTGGCGTACAGAGGCGCTTGACCTGGCGGCTCGTTCTATCCTGCTGTCCGCTGTTTCCAGCCAGCGCCTGTGCTCGAAGTCGGGGCGGTAGTTGGCTGGGTCGCGGTAGGCGAGCGGGCCGAGAGCACCGAGCTCGTTGGTGAGGCCGCTGCGAAGGGGCCGTCGATGAGCATTCCTCGACTCAGAAGCTTCTCGACCAGAGCACCGGTCGGCACATGCGGCTTCAGAGGTTTCGGCATCGTCTCCCACTTCGACCGAAAAGAGATCCAGCCCACACCGGGCGAACCTGGGCGGGCTGAACTATTGACACTAACGGTGCCCGATCTGCTGGCCGACTGTCAACTCATTTGACGCACGGCGCATTCGATCAGATCGTCAGCGGACATGTGGAGTGACGTTTGAGGACCGGCGAGAAGGGCGGAACCCGGTCGTGGCAGACTTGAGCAGTCGCGAAATAGTCGCGAACTTCTTGGAACCGACTCGCACCTGACCCCACCGGTCGTCACGAAGGGCCCCTGAGACCCCCGGAATCGCCCGGAGAACGACACTCCACCAGCCTGCCCGGCACCACTCGTCACCCCAACCCGAGGGCTCAAACCCCTCAGCTCCGAAAGGGGCGTGCGGGTTCGAGTCTCGCCCCGGGCACGATGACACCGAAAGGACGCCCAGATGAGTGACACGAATGAGATGAACGACCGGAACCGCCAGATCATCGACGAGTTCCGCGCCAATGATGGCAAGGTCGGTGGCAACTTCGAGGGCGCTCCGCTGCTCCTGTTGCATACGACAGGAGCGAAGTCCGGGGCGGAGCGCGTCAACCCGATGATGTACCGGGACCTCGGCGACGGGCGGGTTGCGGTATTCGCATCCAAAGCTGGATCTGACAGCCACCCCGCCTGGTACCACAACCTCTCCGCCAACCCAGAGGTGACAGCGGAGATCGGCTCGGGAACACGAGCGTTTACCGCCCGGACCGCGTCTGCGGAGGAACGCACCCCGATCTGGGAGGCCCAGAAACAGGAGTTCCCGGGGTTCGCCGGCTACGAAGCATCGACAGGTCGCGTGATCCCGCTCGTCGTCCTCGACCCCCACTGAGACACCATCTGAGGCACCATCTGAGGCACGAACTGAGTCCACTGCCCCGGCCCCAACGCTTCCGCAGGCGTTGGATGGAGCGACGCTAACGATGAGCGGCGAGCCAGTCGCTCACCACTTCGAACACCTCGTCGCGTTCGGGTTCGTGGTGCAGTTCGTGAAAGGCCCCCGGCCAGGTCCGCAACGTCACGTCGGTGGAGGAGACCTCGGTGACGAGGTTCCGAGACCCTTCCACGGCGGCGAGCGCATCGGCCTCGCCGTGCAGTACCAGCAGCGGGACCGAGATTCGCGCGGCCTGTGCGTGTGCGGCGGCGAAGTTCACGTTGAGTTCCCGACCGGTGCCGGCGGTCATCTTGCCGCGGAAGTTGAGCGGGTCGGCGTCGTAGGCGTCGCGCACCTCCTGAACCCGCGAGATGGCATTGCCGTCGAGCTGGATCGTCGGCAGTTTCGGCGCCAGCTTACCCACGACGTTCGCGACCTTCACCAGCACGGACGGGATCGCGTCGGCCACGGCAAGGGCCGGCCCCGTCAAGACGATGCCAGCGAAGCGCTCGTCGCCGCGCTCGGCAAGTCGGGTCGCGGCGAGGCCCCCCATCGAGTGCCCGTAGAGAAACAACGGACGTTCGCAACGAACCGCGTCGACATACGCCGACAGATCGTCGACCAGCGAGTCGAAGGAGTCGACCTCGCCCCGTTTCACGCCGGTTGTCTTCCCATGGCCCCGATGGTCGAGCGATGCGACCCGATAGCCCGCCGCCACGAAGCGTTCCACCCAGGGCAGGTACCGACCCGAGTGTTCGCCGTACCCGTGGATGAGCACGATGTCGGCCACCGGCTCCCCCTCGGGCAACCACTCAACGGTATAAACCCGGACACCCCCGGCTCCGACAAAGGACGATTCGGTGCTGCGCATACGGCTCACGTTACGCGCCTTCAACCACCCACGGCGGGGCGGGAATCAACAATGCGAAACGTCGCCGCGACCGATCCGGGCGATCACGTGGCGAAGGCGACCGGCGACAGTTCCGCGTCAAGCATCGATTCGAACGTGGCCGGATCCACCGCTCGTGCGTACCACCAGCCCTGACCACGGCGGCACCCCAGCTCGATCAGGGTCCGAGCGTGGGCCTCGGTCTCTATTCCCTCAGCGGTCACCGACATTTTGAGCGCCTCGGCGAGGGTGACCACCGACCGCACGATCGCCTGATCCTGGGCATCGTGATCGACGCCGGTGACGAATGACCGGTCGACCTTCAACACATCGACAGGGAACCGTTTGAGATAGGACAGCGACGAATACCCGGTGCCGAAGTCGTCGATCGCCAGCCCGACGCCGAGTGCACGAAGCCGGCCCAACAATTCGGCCGACCGCTCCACATCGCTCATGAGCGACGACTCGGTGATCTCCAGACACAGGCACCCTGCCGGGAAACCCTCGCGCTCGAGCGCCTCCGCCACCTGATCGACGAGGTTGTCGTCATCAAGCTGGCGCGCCGACAGGTTGACGCGCATGACAAAGGCCCGATCTCCGATCGACTCACGCCAAACTCGAGCCTGCCGGACCGCTTCGTTCAGCACCCAACGGCCGACCGGCACGATGAGCCCGGTCTCCTCGATGACCGGCACGAACCGAAACGCGTCTTGCAGTTCGCCGTCGCAGTGCCACCGCAACAGTGCCTCGGCGCCGATGACCCTGCCCGACACCATGTCGACCTCGGGTTGGTAATGCACCTGAAATTCTCCGCGTTCGAGTGCACCACGCAGCCGCTGCTCGAGGGCATAGCGCTGCGCGGTTTGTTCCTCGACGCTCGGGTCATACGTCGACACACCCCCTGGGCCCTGCCCGCGGGATCGGTTCATGGCGGCGGTGCTGCGTCGTATCAGGCCCTCCGCCGCGCCTTCGTCTCCATCGACGCCGACCCCGATCCCAGCGCTCACCGTCAAACGGAGCTGTTGGCCGTCGATCTCGTATGGCTCGGCGAGCTCTTCGCAGATTCGTCGGGTCATCTCATACAGCGCCCAGTCGCTTTGACACTCGCCGACCCCGATCGCGAACTCGTCGGAAGCGATTCTGGCGACCGCGTCCCCCGGCCGAATCAACCCACGCAGACGGGCACCGATGCGTTTCAACACCAGGTCACCCGCCGTCGAGCCGAGGCTATCGTTGAGCGCATTGAACCCGTCCACATCGACCACGAGCACGCCCACGCGGCCAGGCTGCGCCGCCGATGCGAGCATCTCGTTGAGTTCGGCCACGAGCCCCGTACGGTTCAACAGCCCGGTCAGTTCATCGTGGCGCGAGCGTCGACGCATTTCGTCTTCGGCCTCTGCCGATCCGAGTAGTTGGGCGCACGTTGCGGCAACGGTGCCGAGCAGGATCAGATCGCTGTCGGCCCAGTCGCCCGTGCGGGTGTGCCACTCGAATCCCATGGCGGCCACTGCACGCCCGCCGATCACGATGGGCAACTCCAGGAACGAACTGATCCCCAACTCCTCGAGGAACTCGCGGTCGATACTCCATTCCGGAGGGAGTTTCGAAACATCGCGAACAGCGAGCACCTCCAACGCCGATTGGGCGCTGGCAGCGAGCGGGGTGAGCGACAGCGGAACCGACACGTACTCGTGGCGCTGGGGCGGGATGCCCCAAGCGGTCCACTCATGGGTCATCGTCTCGAACTCCGCCGCGGCGTCAAAGGAGACCACGTACCCGCGATCGGCGCCGAGAAAGATCGCAGCCTCTCCGAGGCCCGACTCGATGATGTCATCGACGTCGTCTGCAACGGTGTGCGCTGCGCGGTATTGGAACCGGGTGATGAGGGTTTCGAGCGATTCCTTTCTCCGCAACAGGCGTTCGGCGGAACGCGCAACCGTCGAACGTTGCATGATCACCACGATCACGGAACGACCGTCGAGCACATCGGCCCAGATCGAAAGCTGAACCTCGAAGGTCTCCGACACCGCAGAACACATCGTCATCGAGATCTCGACCGGTTCGCTGAGGCCCCCGGACGATCCGCTTTCCGACAGGCACCTGGCGACGCGTTCGCGCTCCGATTCGCTCGCCAACTCGGCGAACGGGCGGCCGACCAATTCGTCGACCGAGTAGCCGGTCTCGGCGCTGACGACGTTGGATACCGACAGACAGGTACCCGCTCGATCGAGGATGAACACCGGGTCGTGCACGCGTTGGCTCAGCCGCTGCCAGAACGGGTCAATCCAATCGGTCTCCACTGAGACGTCACGCGTCATGCGACTCGATCGGCACCCGTCACAGGAAATTGAAGGATGGCACCTGAAGTAGCGCGAATTGGCCAGTCGGTGGTCCGTTCGGCCCACCGCCGCGGCCTTTACCCAAACGGCCGGACCCATCGACCCGGATGAGTCGGTGCCGCCCGCTCGGGGCACCACTCACAAGCGCTCGTCCAGGTACGCCTCACCAAGCTGGGGAAAGACTCGACGGACACGACTCATGAGGTACTCGCCGTAGGTCCCCTCAAAAAGCAGCGGATCCTCGCGGTCCCAACGTCGGCGGCCGGCGCCTTCGGAAGCGATCAGGCGTGTGACCCGAACCGACCAGCCCGGGTCGAAAAACAGTGGGAACGACAGACGAAGTTGTGAACTGGCGTTTCGCACTCGGTGCGGGGTGGACCGGTATGTTCCGCCGGTCGCCCGCTCCAACATGTCTCCGATATTGCAGACAAACGAGCCCGCGATCGGCTCCACGTCGATCCATCCGTCATCCGACGCGACCTGCAGGCCTCCGATGTGATCCTGCAGCAACAGCGTGATCAGGCCATAGTCGCTGTGTTCAGCGACGCCCCACCCCTCCACGCCGTCGGCCACCGCCGGTGGGTACGCAAAGATCCGAAACAACACGGTCGGGTCGTCGACGAGGCTCACCAGACCTCCGTCCAAGCCGAGACCCCGATCGAGGAGCGCGACGATGCGACGCCCAAGGGCGGCGACCGCCTCGATGTATTCGAGCACGACGTCGCGCATCTCCGCAGGGTGACTCGGAAAGAGGTTCGGGCCGTGAAGCGGCCGAGGGTCATCTGCGGGGAGTTCCGAACCGAAGTAGATCCCTTCCTTGTGGTCGGGACGCCCCGCGGTCAATTCGGAACCCAGCGCAAACCAGCCACGCCATGCCTTACCGCCATCGTCCATGGCGATCTCGCTCTTCACCTCGGGGTCGAGCGCGAAGAACGCGCGGGCAACAGCCTCGAGGTCGGCGATGAGCTCAGATCGCACACCGTGTCCGGTGACGACGAAAAACCCACGGTCACGACATGCGGCGTCGAGGCGCTGAGCCAGCACCTCGTCGGACTCGGCCGACAAGTCGATGACCGGGATGTGGTGCGAGGGCCGGGACACCGACGAAGTGTTGCACGCCGCGTGCAGTGCGCGAAATGGCGAGGCCGTGCCGCGCGCTCACGCGGCGACCACATCGAGCGGGGTTCGCGAAGGTGCGATCGGAGCTTCGGTTGGACCGAGAAGGCCGTCGACCTCAAGCGACTGCCACAAGGACCGGCGAAGCAGCGCGGCATCGGCCCCCACGAACTCGTTGACGACCA
Coding sequences within it:
- a CDS encoding EAL domain-containing protein; amino-acid sequence: MTRDVSVETDWIDPFWQRLSQRVHDPVFILDRAGTCLSVSNVVSAETGYSVDELVGRPFAELASESERERVARCLSESGSSGGLSEPVEISMTMCSAVSETFEVQLSIWADVLDGRSVIVVIMQRSTVARSAERLLRRKESLETLITRFQYRAAHTVADDVDDIIESGLGEAAIFLGADRGYVVSFDAAAEFETMTHEWTAWGIPPQRHEYVSVPLSLTPLAASAQSALEVLAVRDVSKLPPEWSIDREFLEELGISSFLELPIVIGGRAVAAMGFEWHTRTGDWADSDLILLGTVAATCAQLLGSAEAEDEMRRRSRHDELTGLLNRTGLVAELNEMLASAAQPGRVGVLVVDVDGFNALNDSLGSTAGDLVLKRIGARLRGLIRPGDAVARIASDEFAIGVGECQSDWALYEMTRRICEELAEPYEIDGQQLRLTVSAGIGVGVDGDEGAAEGLIRRSTAAMNRSRGQGPGGVSTYDPSVEEQTAQRYALEQRLRGALERGEFQVHYQPEVDMVSGRVIGAEALLRWHCDGELQDAFRFVPVIEETGLIVPVGRWVLNEAVRQARVWRESIGDRAFVMRVNLSARQLDDDNLVDQVAEALEREGFPAGCLCLEITESSLMSDVERSAELLGRLRALGVGLAIDDFGTGYSSLSYLKRFPVDVLKVDRSFVTGVDHDAQDQAIVRSVVTLAEALKMSVTAEGIETEAHARTLIELGCRRGQGWWYARAVDPATFESMLDAELSPVAFAT
- a CDS encoding isopenicillin N synthase family oxygenase, whose product is MSRPSHHIPVIDLSAESDEVLAQRLDAACRDRGFFVVTGHGVRSELIADLEAVARAFFALDPEVKSEIAMDDGGKAWRGWFALGSELTAGRPDHKEGIYFGSELPADDPRPLHGPNLFPSHPAEMRDVVLEYIEAVAALGRRIVALLDRGLGLDGGLVSLVDDPTVLFRIFAYPPAVADGVEGWGVAEHSDYGLITLLLQDHIGGLQVASDDGWIDVEPIAGSFVCNIGDMLERATGGTYRSTPHRVRNASSQLRLSFPLFFDPGWSVRVTRLIASEGAGRRRWDREDPLLFEGTYGEYLMSRVRRVFPQLGEAYLDERL